A window from Anser cygnoides isolate HZ-2024a breed goose chromosome 1, Taihu_goose_T2T_genome, whole genome shotgun sequence encodes these proteins:
- the AKAP11 gene encoding A-kinase anchor protein 11 isoform X3, whose product MDTYARAQGSRMKPRTSVKKSFGEGVLQSMKSLLHSRKELCSISADECVNREEQDHFIEITFIGFAEEMGTAHLQEVAAVSADLPDVLKSLQLCKLKENEVVFLKDVRKTLAKPCVTKHQNQLPEVLCVMRLSPSFPRIKADYVFTLLSKYTTGVRYAVEKKSLQKHRPETSCTEDDDTNQSVSSIEDDFVTAFEQLDEDEPSKMQSVGTCSFTSRNHRDAASQTIPARCLEAVDSKISVGSVRRKSSARSSALIDILGLKELSSVKNSVTTSISDPWIQRSFYKPYNPSDQGVNLLCKTLFSSSPAESSESDCSSPSPIIFLDEEGYQKSLKAKLQLPKIPVVKDGIEDSDSEVSEFFDSFDQFDELEQTLEKSGKAIRDPILGNPPQKRRTAHEKLCSTSITMNPQKFKFDRPTLPANVKKPTPRKPESPYSSVFDVPDSPRPVKTSGEENGGLFSPIRSSAFSPLGSCGSSECLCRMNLGGDETGQNHPDALYNTYSEYADSVSFEILGSVFHSDSSSEQICAGNDSKCNRIAMKEEGQATDLKIKTSKEPDKQAKSKHKSSIIRDSIQKFAAELVEKSFGSAFKDLQKGVSSCTNALCHLAARLTSSVFQMAFYEIGRRRAISLKERAINGLANFLVSEAITGALKELRHVKKQIFTNTVARFAADLAEELVFEGIMEVCQFSYPSTPTVAQPSSFDYEDKVVRSYARDLSESVIQEAFIELSQVDVTFTTQAAISVSMDNIKYVSAESMLESTRTSMYLPDFNDRVALNPIQDSKKEYTVQQALFCTSGVVSSVPVPLAGRALCQHQFSSDAYKAKVCTALNSDNNMKVYKDCSHPFFTSRKREEEVSSFRNIYLTSDQNQSTENNPLLLHNQNNTKQVTNMSGISSNSELTSGSKSINSFSGTMVDMIVNEAYEAITSSRVTKAVEEYTEFLSRKIDKKPHVQCTGEDVPNNMFADHLAKYIIKQSVDESKTVLCNTGENSACNVGSQTYADTSRKEQCVIKKQDAEKPSNVSIVVGQQQMPSNNPSKFLLTPANSVQCVSESKDCWQEQKGHRFSKSPPPCSTVTFARHVLEDFTDAGSCSMTLLNKPSKNHDIQKPPSGPLTYRQADCFPRANSFSSVMFGSEDALQMADKSSIKDGNTSVMPDTPPPTPLVPCQASSERNLRKLSKKLKGELAKEFAPATPPSTPYNPSVAGLSETEHSSLEKEEFMLKLMRSLSEEVESSEDEDHSEKVIENEEHSEKTIQYADNLASQIISVATEMAASHLDDKTNEKEADRQVQLSTQNKPCGYPAFVNTPEETCSSLWNYAGDMAGKVISEAKKMVKSRHCKLLRLKRVNCQVDCLYVRKDDKDSSSKEWCGPVRDQCLGERDSSVLSLPQGSGTMGLTSKYPSCESVTDEYADHIIRILKREGGNPELLMDQYASRLAYRSIKSGLRQAARKTKLRCNRTTFPGQNVQVNGKLELIKTVNKDAAQQVKSSIHHCEEETYERSISTQRTDCAELLHFSESLACNITSDVRKKLKISGACLPKSLTDSCLYEKTELEEVTGDLIKTRVSRTLLPFSPSRKLYHSTGSLNENGYREGIIQAIEQYARKVADDTLEMSLESAVLQVAENRKNGDRLSYTDKLSPFSGTVCRCCSMKEHQYCTESASHHLPAQSSSIPVRHFLQPRLGGVCQKPRVFHLDIPKIHVDVEQKTVFPDKVAPAAAEKAEGELSYTSVTADSGFGQDGVSFAESLTTEIMTSAMTNIGQAVNISSAGREGFHSVESIVSQQMSLSIGDDSTGSWSNLSFEDEHLDESSSFLHLSDSDGTDDKDEDTKDAVEGLEQVKKTLAIVNIDLEPNLVDPQLRAALQWLAASETDVSDLHYHDTATGEFVLLSRRLRERDWKVGDLLQAVLKYCEMIEKASDGEQALNKSLAGWLLENA is encoded by the exons aGTTTTGGTGAAGGTGTTCTGCAGTCTATGAAGtcactgctgcacagcaggaaagaGTTATGCAGTATATCAGCAGATGAATGTGTAAATCGGGAAGAACAAGATCATTTTATTGAG ATTACATTTATAGGTTTTGCTGAAGAGATGGGTACTGCACATTTGCAG GAGGTGGCAGCTGTTTCTGCAGATCTTCCAGATGTTCTGAAATCACTTCAGTTGTGcaaactaaaagaaaatgaggttGTTTTTCTAAAAGATGTTAGGAAGACCTTGGCAAAACCGTGTGTCACAAAACAtcag AATCAGCTTCCTGAAGTGCTTTGTGTGATGCGACTGTCTCCTTCATTCCCAAGAATCAAAGCAGATTATGTATTTACCTTGCTGAGCAAGTATACCACAGGTGTAAGATACGCAGttgaaaaaaagtcattgcaaAAACATCGACCAGAGACATCCTGTACAGAAGATGATGATACTAATCAGTCAGTCTCTTCAATTGAAGATGATTTTGTCACTGCTTTTGAGCAGTTAGATGAAGATGAGCCTTCAAAGATGCAAAGTGTTG gtaCATGCAGCTTTACTTCTCGAAACCATCGAGATGCTGCTTCACAGACCATCCCTGCTCGATGTTTAGAAGCTGTTGACTCAAAGATCTCTGTGGGTTCTGTACGTCGGAAGTCATCTGCAAGATCTTCTGCTTTGATTGATATTTTGGGACTTAAGGAACTGTCTTCAGTAAAAAATTCAGTTACAACCTCAATTTCTGACCCCTGGATACAAAGGAGTTTCTATAAGCCATATAATCCTTCTGATCAAGGTGTTAATTTGTTAtgtaaaacattgttttcctcttctccagctgaaTCCTCTGAGTCAGATTGCTCCAGCCCAAGCCCCATTATCTTCTTAGATGAAGAAGGATATCAGAAGAGCTTGAAGGCAAAGCTCCAGCTGCCAAAAATTCCAGTAGTGAAAGATGGTATAGAGGATTCAGACTCAGAAGTTAGTGAATTTTTTGATAGTTTTGATCAGTTTGATGAATTAGAACAAACCCTGGAAAAGTCTGGTAAAGCTATTAGGGATCCTATCCTAGGGAATCCCCCCCAGAAAAGGAGGACTGCCCATGAAAAACTGTGTTCTACAAGCATTACAATGAATCCTCAGAAATTCAAGTTTGATCGTCCTACTCTCCCAGCCAATGTAAAGAAACCAACTCCTCGCAAACCAGAATCACCGTACAGCAGCGTTTTTGATGTCCCAGATTCCCCTCGCCCAGTTAAAACATCAGGGGAAGAGAACGGAGGCTTGTTCAGCCCTATTAGGTCATCGGCTTTCAGTCCGCTAGGGAGCTGTGGTTCTTCTGAATGCTTATGTCGTATGAATCTTGGCGGAGATGAGACAGGTCAAAACCACCCTGATGCACTTTATAATACTTATTCAGAATATGCTGATAGtgtttcatttgaaatactgggttctgtttttcattctgaCTCTTCATCAGAACAAATATGTGCAGGAAATGATTCCAAATGCAACAGGATTGCTATGAAAGAAGAAGGTCAAGCTACAGATCTCAAAATTAAAACTAGCAAAGAGCcagacaaacaagcaaaatCTAAGCATAAATCATCAATAATTCGAGATAGCATTCAAAAATTTGCAGCTGAGTTAGTTGAAAAAAGTTTTGGCAGTGCTTTTAAGGACCTGCAAAAAGGCGTTTCTTCATGCACCAATGCACTTTGTCACTTGGCTGCTAGGTTGACTTCTTCGGTCTTTCAAATGGCTTTCTATGAGATTGGAAGACGTAGAGCAATCTCCCTGAAGGAGCGTGCCATTAATGGGCTAGCAAACTTTTTGGTGAGCGAAGCTATAACTGGTGCTTTGAAAGAACTGCGGCATGTGAAGAAGCAAATATTTACCAATACCGTTGCACGGTTTGCCGCAGACCTTGCCGAAGAACTTGTGTTTGAAGGAATCATGGAAGTATGCCAGTTTTCATACCCCTCGACACCTACAGTTGCACAGCCTTCTTCATTTGATTATGAAGACAAAGTAGTAAGATCCTATGCCAGAGATCTGTCTGAATCTGTCATTCAAGAGGCTTTTATTGAGCTATCCCAGGTTGATGTGACCTTCACGACACAAGCAGCCATCAGTGTTTCCATGGACAACATTAAATATGTGAGTGCAGAAAGTATGTTAGAGTCAACACGGACTTCTATGTATTTGCCTGATTTTAATGACAGGGTAGCACTGAATCCAATCCAAGATTCCAAGAAAGAATATACAGTACAACAAGCACTGTTTTGTACCTCCGGTGTTGTAAGTTCAGTACCTGTGCCCTTAGCTGGAAGAGCTCTTTGTCAACATCAGTTTTCCTCTGATGCTTATAAAGCAAAAGTATGCACTGCTCTGAATTCTGATAACAACATGAAAGTATACAAAGACTGCTCTCATCCATTTTTCAcaagcagaaagagagaggaggaagtctcttctttcagaaatatataCCTAACTTCAGATCAGAATCAAAGTACTGAAAATAATCCATTGCTCCTACATAACCAAAACAATACCAAACAAGTGACTAACATGTCTGGAATAAGCAGTAATTCAGAATTAACGAGTGGGTCAAAAAGCATTAATAGTTTCTCTGGAACTATGGTAGATATGATAGTAAATGAGGCTTATGAAGCCATAACCTCATCTCGGGTAACAAAAGCAGTAGAAGAGTACACAGAGTTTTTGTcaagaaaaatagataaaaaaccACATGTGCAATGTACTGGTGAAGATGTCCCCAATAATATGTTTGCAGATCACTTGGCCAAATATATCATAAAACAATCTGTGGATGAAAGTAAAACTGTGTTATGCAACACTGGTGAGAATTCTGCATGTAACGTGGGCTCACAGACTTATGCAGATACCAGTAGAAAAGAACAATGTGTGATAAAGAAGCAAGATGCTGAGAAACCAAGTAATGTTTCTATAGTTGTTGGACAACAACAGATGCCTTCGAATAATCCCTCTAAATTTCTTCTTACTCCAGCTAATTCTGTTCAGTGCGTTTCAGAATCTAAAGATTGTTGGCAGGAACAAAAAGGACACAGGTTTTCAAAATCGCCACCGCCTTGTTCCACTGTGACTTTTGCTAGGCATGTTCTAGAGGACTTTACTGATGCAGGAAGCTGCTCAATGACACTCTTAAACAAGCCCTCAAAAAATCACGATATTCAAAAACCACCATCAGGACCTTTGACTTACAGGCAAGCTGATTGCTTTCCACGtgcaaacagcttttcttcagtGATGTTTGGCAGTGAAGATGCTTTGCAGATGGCTGATAAGTCAAGTATCAAAGATGGAAATACCAGTGTAATGCCTGACACGCCCCCACCAACTCCTTTAGTACCGTGTCAAGCTAGTTCAGAAAGAAACCTGAGAAAACTATCAAAGAAACTCAAGGGAGAATTAGCAAAGGAATTTGCACCTGCGACGCCACCTTCTACACCATACAATCCATCTGTTGCAGGTTTGTCTGAAACGGAACACAGCTCTTTGGAAAAGGAGGAATTTATGCTGAAACTCATGCGGTCACTTTCTGAAGAAGTAGAAAGTAGTGAAGATGAAGATCATTCTGAAAAGGTCATTGAGAATGAGGAACATTCAGAAAAAACTATTCAGTATGCTGATAACTTAGCTAGTCAGATAATTTCAGTAGCAACTGAAATGGCTGCTTCCCATTTAGAtgataaaacaaatgaaaaagaagctgATAGACAGGTTCAGTTAAGTACGCAAAACAAACCATGTGGATATCCTGCGTTTGTGAACACCCCAGAAGAAACATGCAGCTCTTTATGGAATTATGCAGGTGATATGGCAGGAAAAGTAATCAGCGAAGCCAAGAAAATGGTGAAATCAAGGCATTGTAAACTGCTGAGGTTGAAGCGGGTTAACTGTCAAGTGGATTGTCTTTATGTGAGAAAAGATGATAAAGATTCTAGTTCAAAGGAGTGGTGTGGTCCGGTGAGGGACCAGTGTCTTGGTGAGAGAGATTCCTCTGTACTTTCTTTACCACAAGGTTCAGGCACGATGGGTTTGACTTCCAAGTACCCAAGCTGTGAAAGTGTGACGGATGAATATGCAGATCATATTATTCgtattttgaaaagagaagGTGGTAACCCTGAGCTGTTGATGGATCAGTATGCTAGCAGACTTGCTTACAGGTCCATCAAGTCAGGCCTACGGCAAGCCGCTCGTAAAACGAAATTGAGATGCAACAGAACGACGTTTCCTGGGCAAAATGTACAGGTAAATGGTAAACTGGAGCTGATCAAAACAGTGAATAAAGATGCAGCACAGCAAGTGAAAAGCAGCATTCATCACTGTGAAGAAGAAACTTACGAAAGGAGTATCAGCACGCAGAGAACAGATTGCGCGGAATTGTTACACTTTTCAGAATCCCTTGCTTGCAACATAACTAGTGATGTcaggaagaaattgaaaatttcAGGAGCATGTTTACCAAAATCTCTGACAGATTCCTGTCTATATGAAAAGACTGAACTTGAGGAAGTCACAGGAGATCTCATTAAAACAAGAGTTTCTAGGacacttcttcctttctcccccaGTCGTAAACTGTATCATAGTACGGgcagtttaaatgaaaatggcTACCGTGAAGGCATAATTCAAGCTATAGAACAATATGCTAGGAAGGTAGCAGATGATACTCTAGAAATGAGTTTAGAATCTGCTGTTCTCCAGGtggctgaaaacagaaagaatggaGATAGGCTTTCCTATACGGACAAACTGTCTCCTTTTTCTGGAACTGTCTGTAGGTGCTGCAGTATGAAGGAACATCAGTACTGTACCGAAAGTGCATCTCATCACTTACCTGCGCAGAGTTCCTCCATTCCAGTGAGGCATTTTCTTCAACCTAGATTGGGTGGTGTCTGCCAAAAACCAAGAGTCTTTCATCTTGATATTCCCAAAATTCACGTTGATGTAGAACAGAAGACAGTGTTTCCTGACAAGGTGGCTCCTGCGGCTGCTGAGAAAGCAGAGGGAGAGCTGAGTTACACAAGCGTGACAGCTGACAGTGGTTTTGGACAAGATGGAGTCAGTTTTGCTGAAAGCCTTACTACTGAAATAATGACCTCAGCTATGACTAATATTGGTCAGGCAGTTAACATAAg CTCTGCTGGAAGAGAAGGATTTCACTCTGTTGAGTCTATTGTTAGCCAGCAGATGAGCCTTAGTATCGGTGATGATAGCACTGGCAGTTGGTCCAATCTAAGTTTTGAAGATGAACATCTTGATGAGAGCAGCAGTTTTCTTCATCTCAGTGACAG tgatgGAACAGACGATAAGGATGAAGACACCAAGGATGCTGTAGAAG gTTTGGAGCAAGTAAAAAAGACTTTAGCCATAGTAAATATTGATCTGGAACCAAATCTAGTGGAcccccagctcagagcagcacTCCAGTGGCTGGCAGCTTCTGAAACAGACGTGTCCGATCTTCACTATCATGACACTGCTACAGGAGAATTTGTCCTT CTTTCCAGAAGACTGCGAGAAAGGGATTGGAAAGTGGGAGATCTCTTGCAAGCAGTGTTGAAGTACTGTGAAATGATAGAGAAGGCGTCTGATGGAGAGCAAGCTCTAAATAAATCTTTGGCTGGGTGGCTACTGGAAAATGCCTGA